The genomic window ACACAGGTGGCCCCATGTGCAATCCCCTTACTTTTTAGGTtattaaaaatagaaattacTGATGTAATGCTGACAACATTATGTGTTTCCAGTGTCCTCTTATTTGCATCTGAATGCCCAACCGGTTCGCCAGCTTCGTTCTGGCCTCCTAATTTTTCAAATGCATATTGTTATTGTATGGCCATTTTCTCCAAATCTGATGGTGTATATATGTCTTGTCATTGCAGGAGCGTATCAGAGCTCTCAAGGAAATTATTCAGAGGATGATCCCAACAATACAACAGTGAGTAagcctcttcttttattttatttttcaaaaaaagaaactaGGAGTTGCTGTTTACCCTGTCTTTCTTTATTTTGCAATAGGTCTTTGTGGGTGGGTTAGATTCCAATGTAAATGAGGAGTATCTAAGACAAGTTTTTACTCCTTATGGAGAAATTGGATATGTGAAGATTCCTGTTGGCAAACGTTGTGGGTTTGTCCAATTTACCAGCAGGTttagaatttctctattttgttaACCATTTTGACCTAATATTTGTGAGCTAATTTTTGTTTCTGGTTTGGCATTGCCAAACTTTCAGGTCATCTGCTGAGGAAGCCATCCATATGCCGAATGGGAGTCAGATTGGTGGGCAGAAGGTTCGACTTTCATGGTGCCGTAGtcctaaaaacaaaaaaggtaTTCCGTGCAAAGTAGTAACTGTCAGGCTGTTACCGAACTCTCGCTGTCTATACATAGACTAACCCAACATCATCCTTTCAGGCTCTGCAGCAAGATTCCAACAACCAATTCAATGGCAACAACTACTATGGATACCAAGAGGGTTATGAAGGTTATGGCTATAATGCACCCAGTGCACAAGATCCAAGCATGCAAAATTACTATGGAAACCCTGGTTATGGCAATtatgagcagcagcagcagccacaacCACAGTATTTGTTGTATGTTCATATGTTGGATTTCTTTTGGCTGATGAATAACTTTGTCGCCTTTTATTCTGCAGTGACGACCATTGAGACAACAATTGCTTGTGCACTGTCGGAGAGCTATCGGATTGGAGAGAACATAGAATTACATGAACGACACTGCCTCATGAGTCAGCCTATAGAGGTCCAGTAGTGGGCGAGGCTGTTTTCGAAATCATAAAATCATAGAGGGCTGATATTCTTACTCCTCATCTCATCTtgctcatcttctctttctcttgtaAAAAATAGAGATAGGCTATAAGGGGAGTGGCAGCCGGTAGGGTGGCTTGagcccctcccgccgcctctgaAGATCCGCAGCCGCTTTGTATGGTATGGGATGAAATGAATTGATCCTAATTATGTGCTTGGTTGAGGGGATATGATGATCCGGTttggtgtttggttggaggcATGCAACCATTCAGAAACACCGATTTTTGCACCATTGAATCGAGATGGAACGGCTCTCAGCTGTCTTTCCCGGTGCTGCCCTGTGCAATCTGAGGCCGAGCAAGCCACGGCCATGGCGTCGTCATCTGTGCCGAGCCGCCGAGCTCCCCGGCTCTGGCGCCAGCTCCTGCGGTGCGTGTCATCCCGCCTGGGAGCGCTCTACCGGCCTTCGCCTTCCACCAACCTGCAGCTGCAGCGAGGAGAGGCGCTCCTCCGAAACGGCGCCCTGTCCAGCCGaggggaaggcggcggcgggaaTGCCGTAGCCGCTGCCCGCGTCTTCCGCCGGCCGCCGCAGCTCGACACCGGCGCGCCTCCGAGTGCCTCGCTCGCAGCACAACCACTCGTTGCCGCATCGCGCGTTCACAGCAGCGAGCGGACGAGGTACCGTCTGGTCGACAGAGCGAACGAACGGAGCGGAAtcatccaaacacacccttaatgATGAAAGTTTGTTGGATGCCCTTGCTATCACTGAAAATGGCAGCAAAAATACTGTAGTATACTATTTGTTTGAATTGATCCGAGCTAAACATTCATTATTTCCTCTTGTCAGTACAATTTAATTTAACTTCATTAGCTTAACACTAACACATTCATTAGATTGCGCACAAGCAAATAGTAGCAGCAATTTCCTAGGATTTCAAACTTAAAACCAAAAGTATCAATTCAAAACTTTCCGGACAGATTTCTTTTATCGGTCGGTTCGGGTCAATAAGGCAGGTTaccactgattttttttttttttggtaatcCATGGATATGCCTGATAAGTGGAATAGTATCTCATATATTAACTCCCAGAAGAActaggaaaaaaaataccacGGCACGGTCAAAATTTCACCCCCTACGGTTTGGGGAGCTCACTAAGGTAGGCAACCCACATCACGAGCAACCTACGCCATCACTTTCCTAAGTTAACTGTGCATTTTACTCAAGAGCTTCAGTGCCAATGCTTCCTGTTGAGCGAGAACGTCACCATCCTTCACAGCATCATTGCCTTCGTCGTCACTATCAAAGTACTTCTTTTTACCCTTGCTGGCTGCGTTTCTAACTCTGTCCGATTCTGAACCGCTATTCTCCTCTGACCCAGCTTCGGTCTCCTGCCTCTTGcgcttcatcttcttcagcagcttcttcTCACGCAAGCTCTTCTTGTGTTCGAGCTTGTCCTCCTTGTCGTGCTCCCGCATTTCTCTGAGCATCTCCGCATACCGCTGGGAAACTGCAGCGATGGagacaaaaaataataaatacataAGTTGGCGTTCACATCCTTCGTGCAAACTATAAGCAGAATCAAAATAGAGACTGAACAGACTTTTATCCTTGTGAACCACAGCTTCTGAAGCCACTTCTTCGGCTACGGACGCGAGAGGAGGGATGGCGTTGCCTTCATCATCATACTTGACCCTTGTTCCCACTGGCCTGTGCACGTTTATCTTcagtttcttcttttttaaggGCCTTCCAAGTCTGACAAGGACAACTGGTTAGCATTACTTCTGCAAACAATATCTGGAACTAGATATTTGTCAGCCTGAAAGTTGAAGGGTAGAAGGAATATGTCCTAGTTTGAAATTAAGTTACAAGGTACATACTCGTCGACTTCTGGTTTCGTATTTGCATATGTGGTGGGCTCCTTAGGATGAAGGATAACGTCAATTTCATTATCCATACAAGCATCTGCATTGGGCTTCTTGGGATAAAGGATGTCGTCATTTCCATCATCCACAATCAAATCACTGTTGAACTGTGGATTGGTGTTAACTTCAGGTTTGGAACTGGATTCCATCTGTTTCATATCAGTATCCTCCATATCCTTCTTCGCCACATTCTTCTTGTGTCTTATAAAGCGGATGTTTGGGGTAACAGGCAGACCAAGTGAAGCAGCATATGCAGCAAACTTCTCTGCAGAGAACCTGCTCAGGTCGAACACCTCTTTGTCTTGCTGGAGGTACACTGACTTGAGATATGTAACAAAAGCCCTTTTACCCAATTGTTGCAGATTGGGAAATTTAACTAGCACCGATGCTATAGTCTGAGATATCTGCTCTAGTTGCTCCGCCTTTGGCTACATCAAAGAAATTAGACAGTAAGtaacaaagaaaacaagaaatgCACTCGATAGTAATTCCTCTCtatatgcactagttgagcagTTCTATGGtataatcactatcactattcTCTGCCACCAAGAGCGAATAGTCATTCTAGAAGCTTGTCTCACTGTGTACTGGCATAGATCAACCATAATAAAAAAAAgcactaaaaatagaaaaatcttACTGCTAACCTTTCGAATATGTATAGGTATTTTACTTTCGGTTGCCTTCAATTTTTCAAGCATTCTTTCTTCCTCAGGACAAAGGAACATAAGAGCTTTTCCTTTCTTATTGTAACGAGCTGTACGACCAACTCTATGGATGTAATTATCAATACTTTCTGGGCAATCAacctgcaaatgcaataaataGGTTACATCATGAGAAATTCAAGAAAAACAGTAGTGCTTAAAAATGACATACCTGTACCACCCAGTCCACATTCTGTATATCCAGTCCTCTAGCGGTTATATCAGTTGAAAACAGAACTGAAGTACTTTCATTGAAATCTGCAACTATGGCCAACTGTACTTCATGTTTCATCCGTCCATGCATGCATTTCAAAGGAATACCAGGACGAAGTTTCttgaaaatttcaaaaacaaatttgaCCTGCAAAAGTCCAATATTGGAAGAAATAACAAATTCGCTTGTAGATCAATATGTTTTTGCAACATGTATGCACTCTTGAGAGAAACAATTAAATGGTTACCTGCTTGACACTGGATAAGAAGACTATTGTTTTTGAATTTAGATGCCTTTTAATGAAGCTCCAGAGCATATTTAGCTTCTGTTCAAGAGGCACAATCATGGCGTACTGCTCAAGAGTATCTGGGGTGGCCGTCCTAGCCTCCTCGTGCACACTTATATATTCAGGATCCTTCAGGCTAACCCTTGCAAGGTCCTTAACTGACTTCGTTTGTGTAGCAGAAAACAGTAAAGTTTGTCTAACTCTGGGAATCTGAGAAATGATAGCATCAACCTGACTTCTAAAACCATGATCAAGAATTTGATCTGCCTCGTCAAGCACCAACAACTGTTCCccatagaaaaaagaaaaggattgcattttagattatctACATCTTAACATTCGGCATTCATTATAATCATAGAACAAGATATGTTTGGTGACCTGGAGCTGTGAGCAATCGAAGTTAGCAGTCTCGTTGAAGTGCTGGACTAACCGCCCAGGCGTGCACACTAGGATATTCAAGCTGTTCACACGTGCCTTCTCTTCCTCAATACCTTTGCGCTTACCAACAATAACACCACCACTAAGGTTATGAAACTTTCCCACCTTCCTGATCACTTCAAAAATCTGCCCAGCCAAATCGTTTGTGGGGGAAAGAATAATGCAACCCACACCATCCTCTGGACCCCATCTCTCTCTGTACAGCTTCTCTATAACCTACCAAAAAAGACTGTGATAAGGTACGCTCTTCAAGGAATTTTAGTAGTCAACTGGCATACAAATATGATGAGCTAAACAGCCAAGATGTAAGAAACACAAATTCACCGGGCACAATTCAGAGAGCTAAAAATCCAAACTTCGAAAGGATCGTGCATGTATATAGCTAGAAATCGAAACTTGATCTGCTTCCTCAACGCCCGAACTTTTGGGAGCAAATTAGCAGCAGCGAGAGAGCTTTACCGGGATGACGAAGGCGAGGGTCTTGCCGGAGCCGGTCTTGGCCGCGCCAAGGACGTCGCGGCCGCAGAGCGCGTGTGGCAAGGCGGCGCGCTGTATCTCGCTCATCTCTGTGTACCCCGCCTTCCGCAGCGCGTCCTTGGTCTTCTGCGACAGCGGCAGCTCGTCGAACCGCGTGCACGCCCCGTACTCCGGGTGCTCCCCGGCCGCTGTGGCCAGCCCCGCTCCCGCGGATTTCGAGGGGGGCGGGGGCTTGGTGCCCGGAAGGGGCTTGCCGGCGTCGATCCATTCGTCGAGGAGGCGGATCTCGTCAGCCTCCCGGAGGCGGCTCTGCTTCGCCGCGACGCGGCCATGAGGGCGGCGCATGGcgctagggtttagggttctGGGGAGGAGGGGTGGAAGGTTCTAGAAGGCTTTACAGCTCTGGTGTTAGGGGTTTAATCGGTGCGGGATTTGAGGTaggagattaaaaaaaaaaagaggttggTTTTGAGGCTGGAAAATTGATTTTTCAGACGTTTTCTCTTGCTCGGATATTCAAATTTGGATAAAATCCATGGTAGCGCGGTTCTGAATTAAGTATTCCGTTGTGTGTCTCGGTGGAGGGGAACAACCCAAATTTCATTCCCATGCCCAATAGGGATGGATTTGGCACCACAACTTGAATACATATCACATTCACAACTCCTCTCTtgttctaaaaaaagaaaacgcTGGTATTAGGTTCTAAATTCAGGGGGAAATGAACTAAACTAAGAACATTTTGGTAGAAGCCAATTGTAGTGCGGTTTTGAATGTGCTGTTTCCGTGTAGTTGTGAAACTAAACCCCATATGTCATCTTACGGCTAATGGCATTTGAAACACTTTTGTGTTAGTATCTatcaaaattttgctagaaatttgaAGGGCACCGTGCATTATGGTATTGTGTGTACCAAAGGAGGAGAAACAGAGGTGATCACCGACTACACAGATAGTGATCTGGCgggtgacatggatgacaggaagagtactggAGGTATGGCTTTCTACATTAATGATAACTtggtgtcatggaactcgcAGAAGCAAAAAACGGTTGCTTTGTCTTCTTGCGAGGCTGAGTTCATGGCGGCAACGGCGGCGACATGCCAAGCACTATGGCTTATAAGTCTGTTGGGGGAGCTAACAGGAGAAGAGCCCAAAGTAGTCAAATTATTTGTTGATAATAAATCAAcaattgctttgatgaagaatccagtgtttcatggccgcagtaaacacattgacactAAGTTTCATTTCATTCGTGAGTGCATTGAAGCAGGCCAGATTGAGGTAGATTTCATCTGCACGGAAGAGCAGCGAGCCGACGCTCTGACGAAGGCATTGCCAACGGTGAAGCTGGTGGTCATGAGACATCTATTGGGAGTTCGTGATCTTGGCCCACATCAAGATTAGgggggagtatgttggacttaatACTGATTGTGGGCCTTGGGGACTCGTTTCACGCCGGTGTGGAAGCAAGAAGTTCGTATACGAATATAGCGTCGTTCATATGTGTGCAGAGTTCGAGTTAGAATTAGAGTCCAGAGTCGGATCGTGGGGATGGCACAATTTGTGCTAGGATTAGGAGTtagcaggtcgctataaatataGAGTTGCAATAACCAAATTGTGTATGCCAGATAAGTCAAAAAAGTCGCAAGTCGAGATaagttgaatagagtctaaaatttccTCCAGAGAGTTTTTGCCTTGTTTGATTGTTCTCGTTGAGTATCTGGTATTTTTCATCGAATTCTCAGGTGTTGCTGGTCGATCGGCGTGATTGAGAGCAGTTCGTACATGGCACATTGCCGGTCTGGTCGTGGTCGAGCACGTACGACTGGTAGCTCAAGCTGGTCGTGACTGGTGGGCGTGAGTTGGCGTGCTCCCATCCTTTTGGTTACTCGGGTGGTTGAGGAGCCTAGTCGCTTGCATTGTCATGAATCCGGAGTGGTCGCGCTCGTGATCCAGTGGTCGGACCCAACACAGCACGTTGTCGTCGATGCCGAGCTCGCCGGTGGGCAGCTCGATGTGGAGGCGGTGCAGCTCCTTGAAGGAGCGGAGGACCTCGGAGGGGGAGTTGTAGGAGACGTCCATGGTGGGCGTGGGCGGGGAGGCAGGTTGTGGTGCGGAGCGTTGGGAGACGATCACCGCGGCGGGAGAGAGGATGGGCTGGCGATTCTGTCGAGCAGGAGCAGTGTGAGTTGTGCAAGCGCGTCGTGCCCCTACGCGAGGGGCACCACTGCAGTAGCTGCTGGCGCCTCCTGCTGCTGCGGGGAGCCGATGTGTGGCGGCAAGTCGTCAGGAATGACGCAGTCGACGCGAACGAAGAAGGAGTCGATGAGCGAG from Phragmites australis chromosome 14, lpPhrAust1.1, whole genome shotgun sequence includes these protein-coding regions:
- the LOC133890633 gene encoding DEAD-box ATP-dependent RNA helicase 32-like gives rise to the protein MRRPHGRVAAKQSRLREADEIRLLDEWIDAGKPLPGTKPPPPSKSAGAGLATAAGEHPEYGACTRFDELPLSQKTKDALRKAGYTEMSEIQRAALPHALCGRDVLGAAKTGSGKTLAFVIPVIEKLYRERWGPEDGVGCIILSPTNDLAGQIFEVIRKVGKFHNLSGGVIVGKRKGIEEEKARVNSLNILVCTPGRLVQHFNETANFDCSQLQLLVLDEADQILDHGFRSQVDAIISQIPRVRQTLLFSATQTKSVKDLARVSLKDPEYISVHEEARTATPDTLEQYAMIVPLEQKLNMLWSFIKRHLNSKTIVFLSSVKQVKFVFEIFKKLRPGIPLKCMHGRMKHEVQLAIVADFNESTSVLFSTDITARGLDIQNVDWVVQVDCPESIDNYIHRVGRTARYNKKGKALMFLCPEEERMLEKLKATESKIPIHIRKPKAEQLEQISQTIASVLVKFPNLQQLGKRAFVTYLKSVYLQQDKEVFDLSRFSAEKFAAYAASLGLPVTPNIRFIRHKKNVAKKDMEDTDMKQMESSSKPEVNTNPQFNSDLIVDDGNDDILYPKKPNADACMDNEIDVILHPKEPTTYANTKPEVDELGRPLKKKKLKINVHRPVGTRVKYDDEGNAIPPLASVAEEVASEAVVHKDKISQRYAEMLREMREHDKEDKLEHKKSLREKKLLKKMKRKRQETEAGSEENSGSESDRVRNAASKGKKKYFDSDDEGNDAVKDGDVLAQQEALALKLLSKMHS